One Candidatus Delongbacteria bacterium genomic region harbors:
- a CDS encoding glycosyltransferase family 9 protein, with the protein MSTIPDISKIKKILLIQYKPFGDILLNTGYMKALREKFPNAQIDYLIQRPYVTVLENNPYLDNLVIMEKKKKKSLDYFKEKLRIISRIRAENYDVVIDQLRNAGSAQITLFSGAKYKIGWRFNKGFKSFNWIYNYSEERNNLVYASRAKFALLKPLGIEEIPHNTFYHVKPESREMVNIWLNDSGLIDKKIVLFSPVTPIPAKQWDLERFAKVADMIKKDSDFEIVLMWGPGEKEQVEYMASKMETKPVIAPKTSFNEAAALLEKSKIYIGNDGGINHLAVAVNTPTITVFGPKTNPKKWTAWHLNIHKYLRDYDFKEKGEHTFNITPEMVFEKFLELKSII; encoded by the coding sequence ATGAGCACCATTCCTGATATTTCCAAAATAAAAAAAATCCTTTTAATCCAATACAAACCTTTTGGCGATATTTTGCTTAACACTGGTTATATGAAAGCTCTTAGAGAAAAATTTCCCAATGCTCAAATAGATTATCTTATTCAAAGACCTTATGTTACTGTACTTGAAAACAATCCATATCTTGACAATTTAGTTATAATGGAAAAGAAAAAAAAGAAAAGCTTAGATTACTTTAAAGAAAAATTAAGAATAATCTCTAGGATAAGAGCTGAAAACTATGACGTTGTAATAGATCAATTAAGAAACGCTGGCTCAGCTCAGATTACTCTCTTTAGTGGAGCTAAATACAAAATTGGGTGGAGATTTAATAAAGGTTTTAAGAGTTTTAACTGGATATATAATTATTCAGAAGAAAGAAATAATCTAGTTTATGCTTCCAGAGCTAAGTTTGCTCTTTTAAAACCATTGGGTATTGAAGAGATTCCTCATAATACTTTCTATCATGTGAAACCAGAATCTAGAGAAATGGTAAATATTTGGCTGAACGACTCAGGTTTGATTGACAAGAAGATAGTTCTTTTTTCTCCCGTTACTCCAATTCCTGCAAAGCAATGGGATTTAGAAAGATTTGCAAAAGTTGCAGATATGATAAAAAAAGATTCAGACTTTGAGATTGTTCTTATGTGGGGTCCTGGTGAAAAGGAACAAGTGGAATACATGGCTTCAAAAATGGAGACAAAACCAGTTATTGCTCCAAAAACCAGTTTCAACGAAGCAGCTGCACTTCTCGAAAAATCAAAAATTTATATTGGAAATGACGGAGGTATAAATCATTTAGCTGTAGCTGTGAATACTCCTACTATTACTGTTTTTGGACCTAAAACTAATCCTAAAAAATGGACTGCATGGCACTTAAATATTCATAAGTATTTAAGGGATTATGATTTTAAGGAAAAAGGTGAACACACTTTCAATATAACTCCTGAGATGGTTTTCGAAAAATTTCTTGAACTAAAGAGCATAATATGA